In Candidatus Cohnella colombiensis, one DNA window encodes the following:
- a CDS encoding sensor histidine kinase produces MKKLIQWSLSSLRAKMLMMFVILTSIPLLIVGLISYQKSFNTISANSKVATMLVADQLARDIDVLFQDTNRLLELDKNPDVLKFLFSQTDSYDDAKQILLTIDIYRKTYKYDDVLNISMVNLYGRGISERKGVFALHQNPLRNPHFKHLMNHPDDILIIPPSDASTADRLDGFQYPQGNVISIIATVKQQITHEVIGFIVIDLSDELVNKFSENFTIGKTGYFYVTDETGTPIFAAPNLKREQLLSPDVLAPRLSTIKDSFVQSGASKPNFVIFTTSVETGWKVVGLAPLQEIVEDAHEIRQLIIFSVGLSILFIFGLYIFITKRLTRPIQVLKNKMRQAATGYLEAKVTPTGTDELADLGKSFNTMIENIKDLLEQSIREKEHIQKAELRTLQAQINPHFLYNTLDSIIWMAESGKNDQVIQLVLALSRFFRISLSKGRDWITIKEELEHVRNYLVIQQMRYRDILDYEISVDPSLDSFPILKMTLQPLVENAIYHGIKNKRSKGLIRITGHIENDRILIIRIEDNGIGMNENTLAQLQERLNSRQDEQKSSETIDGFGLYNVQQRVRLYYGSEFGLHITSIENQMTTIDVRFPVQRGEAT; encoded by the coding sequence ATGAAGAAGTTAATACAATGGAGCCTTTCGAGCCTACGGGCCAAAATGCTAATGATGTTCGTCATTCTAACGTCGATTCCCCTACTGATCGTCGGCCTCATATCGTATCAAAAATCTTTCAATACGATTTCAGCCAACAGTAAAGTCGCCACCATGCTAGTTGCAGACCAACTCGCTCGCGACATCGATGTTCTATTCCAAGATACGAACCGATTGCTAGAGCTTGATAAGAATCCAGATGTACTTAAATTTCTCTTCTCACAAACCGACTCCTATGATGACGCTAAACAGATTTTGCTTACAATTGATATTTACCGCAAAACCTATAAATATGATGATGTACTCAATATTTCGATGGTCAACCTTTATGGCAGAGGGATTAGCGAGCGAAAAGGTGTATTCGCCCTTCATCAAAACCCGCTCCGCAACCCCCACTTCAAACATTTGATGAATCATCCTGACGACATTCTTATCATCCCTCCTTCTGATGCTTCCACAGCAGATAGATTGGATGGGTTTCAATATCCGCAAGGAAATGTCATCTCTATTATTGCTACTGTGAAACAACAAATTACACATGAGGTCATCGGATTTATTGTCATTGATTTGAGTGACGAGCTTGTAAATAAGTTTTCAGAAAACTTCACAATTGGAAAAACCGGCTATTTCTATGTAACGGACGAAACGGGAACACCTATTTTTGCTGCACCCAATTTGAAGAGAGAGCAGTTATTGTCCCCTGATGTACTTGCACCTCGACTCTCTACTATAAAAGATAGCTTTGTCCAATCCGGAGCAAGCAAACCCAATTTCGTTATATTTACAACCTCAGTCGAGACAGGTTGGAAGGTTGTAGGTCTAGCGCCTCTTCAAGAAATCGTCGAAGATGCCCACGAGATCCGTCAGCTCATTATTTTTAGCGTCGGTCTTAGTATCCTCTTCATCTTCGGCTTATACATCTTTATAACCAAGAGACTGACAAGACCCATACAAGTTTTGAAAAACAAAATGAGACAAGCTGCAACGGGTTATTTAGAGGCGAAGGTAACGCCCACCGGCACAGACGAGCTTGCTGATTTAGGAAAAAGCTTCAATACAATGATCGAAAATATTAAAGATCTCCTGGAACAGAGCATTCGCGAGAAAGAACATATTCAAAAGGCTGAGCTTCGCACTTTACAAGCACAAATCAACCCTCATTTCCTATATAACACGCTGGATTCTATCATTTGGATGGCTGAGTCCGGTAAAAATGATCAAGTCATTCAACTCGTCCTAGCCCTTTCCCGGTTTTTTAGAATCAGCCTGAGCAAGGGACGCGATTGGATTACGATCAAGGAAGAATTAGAGCACGTTCGCAATTATCTAGTTATCCAACAGATGCGATATCGCGATATTCTCGATTATGAAATTTCTGTTGACCCCTCTTTAGACTCGTTCCCCATTCTCAAGATGACTTTGCAGCCACTAGTGGAGAACGCGATCTACCATGGCATTAAAAACAAGCGAAGCAAAGGGCTAATTCGTATTACCGGACACATCGAAAATGATCGTATCCTCATTATTAGAATCGAAGATAACGGCATCGGTATGAACGAGAATACGCTAGCTCAGTTACAGGAGCGATTAAACAGCCGTCAGGACGAGCAAAAGAGTAGTGAGACGATTGACGGCTTCGGCCTCTATAACGTACAGCAGCGTGTTCGCCTTTATTACGGCAGTGAATTTGGGCTTCATATTACGAGCATAGAAAATCAAATGACGACAATTGATGTGCGATTTCCAGTACAAAGGGGTGAGGCGACGTGA
- a CDS encoding response regulator — translation MKKVFLVDDEIVIRENMRNCIDWNKEGFEYCGDASDGEVALPEIERLKPDILITDIKMPFMNGLELSAIVRQRLPDTKIIILSGHDEFEFARQAIRIGVEEYCLKPFGSADIIQLLRQMSTTIDLESLDKERIKQLKQRLVDKESTSRDELLASLCNGFIASAEAIERATQLGINLIARHFAVILTDIRTTDDQSLVLLDPVQQVEQTMSELLHEQIKYIDYKRSRTEKVWVLKGESAEQLQVAIDNFTGPIKDQMENTYPCSIVFGIGGIHDRLQAVHASFLQAEEDKHWRRLSGLNKHSLLDLSGGSPDQSIFLDRVGFIEFLKVGSASQADTHIRQFAKDMMAIEWKTSLYGYYLLNDLTIEVIRAARSIYRNADASGNTVQSFQKDIHSIRSWEEAFEYLKKLAEKIWQWRSESADKYGEMLEKVKAFVRSNYGNEKLSLQDAAEHVCVSPNHLSKVFSQETGQTFIEFIMETRIRKAMELLHSTNARSYEIAYQVGYQDPHYFSNLFKRITGMNIREFRKQGLSPELLRVQEGETQ, via the coding sequence GTGAAGAAAGTATTTCTCGTAGACGACGAAATTGTCATTCGTGAAAACATGCGCAATTGCATTGACTGGAATAAGGAAGGCTTTGAATATTGTGGTGATGCATCTGATGGTGAGGTTGCCTTGCCGGAAATCGAGAGACTCAAGCCGGATATTCTAATTACAGATATAAAAATGCCATTCATGAACGGTCTCGAACTAAGCGCCATCGTTCGCCAGCGATTACCCGATACGAAAATTATTATTCTCAGTGGTCACGATGAATTTGAATTTGCGAGACAAGCCATTAGAATCGGCGTAGAGGAATACTGCTTGAAACCGTTTGGCTCTGCTGACATTATCCAATTGCTTCGTCAAATGAGTACAACGATTGATTTGGAATCTCTTGATAAGGAAAGAATCAAGCAATTAAAGCAACGTTTAGTTGATAAAGAATCGACTTCTCGGGATGAATTGCTGGCCAGCTTATGTAATGGATTTATCGCTTCAGCAGAAGCAATAGAAAGGGCCACACAGCTTGGCATAAACCTCATCGCTCGCCATTTCGCTGTCATCTTGACCGACATTCGGACAACAGATGATCAGTCTCTCGTTCTTCTTGACCCTGTGCAGCAAGTCGAACAAACAATGAGCGAACTGCTGCATGAACAAATTAAATACATCGACTATAAGCGGAGCAGAACGGAAAAGGTTTGGGTGTTGAAGGGTGAAAGCGCTGAGCAGTTGCAAGTTGCGATAGACAACTTTACTGGTCCAATTAAAGACCAGATGGAGAATACTTATCCCTGCTCCATTGTCTTTGGAATAGGGGGAATCCATGACCGACTACAGGCTGTGCACGCATCGTTCCTTCAAGCTGAAGAAGACAAACATTGGCGTCGGTTATCGGGACTAAACAAACATTCATTGCTGGATTTGTCTGGTGGATCACCTGACCAATCTATATTTCTGGACCGAGTGGGCTTCATCGAGTTCTTAAAAGTGGGAAGCGCCTCACAAGCAGATACCCATATTCGCCAATTCGCCAAAGATATGATGGCCATTGAGTGGAAGACATCGCTTTATGGATATTACCTATTAAACGACTTAACCATTGAGGTCATTCGCGCGGCTAGAAGCATCTATCGTAACGCCGATGCATCAGGTAATACGGTTCAGTCCTTTCAGAAGGATATTCATTCCATTCGATCTTGGGAGGAAGCATTCGAATATTTAAAGAAACTGGCCGAGAAGATTTGGCAATGGCGGTCTGAATCTGCGGATAAATACGGTGAAATGTTAGAAAAGGTAAAAGCCTTTGTGCGTAGCAATTATGGCAATGAAAAGTTATCCCTACAGGATGCTGCTGAGCATGTTTGCGTCAGTCCAAATCATCTCAGCAAAGTATTTAGCCAAGAAACCGGACAAACCTTTATCGAGTTCATTATGGAGACCCGAATTCGAAAAGCGATGGAGCTGCTGCACTCCACCAACGCAAGATCTTACGAGATTGCTTACCAAGTCGGCTATCAGGACCCTCATTATTTCTCCAATTTGTTCAAGAGAATAACAGGAATGAACATTCGCGAATTTCGTAAACAGGGGCTTTCTCCGGAATTACTTCGTGTTCAGGAAGGAGAAACACAA